TATGGAATTGTTGTCCGTAGCTACTCTAAATGCAGGGTTCAAAGAGTTCTACTGTTATTAATGTGTGAGGTGGAATTGCACAATTGAGGTTTAGCAAAGATGAATGATACAAGAAATAAGGATTTATTATGGGTTCAAATTATTTGGGTGTCCTTAGTAAACTTCTGAGTTTGATCATGTTGATTGGAAGTGATCCGCTGACTTTCTCAGAAAAAGGATTTGGAACGAGGATTGAATGCACGTTGCAGTTCCAGAAGCAGAAGGATAAAGATTTCAGAAAGCGTGTCGCTGTGTTACTAATTTTAGCTAGCGTCAGAAGTAGCGTTGGATTTCAGGTAGTGTCTTTCTCGGGGAACCTTTTTTATAATTTGATAATTAGATTATTATTGAAATCGATGAATTGTTTGCCATTGAGTGATATAACTCTTGGTTGTTATTGTTTTTGTTAAAAGCATGTGATATCGTTGAAATATATGATTGATGTTTTCGCTTATCAAAAAAGCATGTATTGAATGTTATGATATAAGTATTGATATTCGTTGCATACATTATGCATTGTGAGGAAACGTGAGAATAGTGAGTGGTGATTATGGAGAGGTGTGAATGAGATCAATAGAATAGATACATTTTGTGTAGTTGAATTTCCTCATGGGGACTTCCAGTAGCTATGATTAGCCCACCTGCGCAAATGAGTATGGAGTGTATGCCTTTTCGACGTATGAGTCGATAAAACGATCTTTCGGGTTTCGAGACTAGAGACCATGAGATTAACAAAAGACTAACAAAAAATGTACTGGAGTTTATATATTACTGATTTGTTAGGTTGTATATTCGAGACATCTGTATGGGACGTGTAGGTACAAATGTCTTGGGTGTATGTTCTAATTAGCCAGTAATAGAGTGGAGGGAGTGCATTAACATTTATGCATCGTTTTTGTCGTTATTTATATAAAGTATTGTTTGTTATTTGATAACTTGATTTTGCGACATAGATAAGAATAACCTAAAAAGGTTAGGCCCTACTGAGCGTAAGCTCACCCCTATAGACTTTTGTTCAGGTTTGTACGAGGTATGCCACGTCTTACAAGAAGACTAACTGTGTCGTTTAGTTGACATGTACGAGAGTCAACTAGGTTTACAAAAGATTAGAAGTGAGATAGATCGCAATGACTCATCATTTTGTCTTTGTAATTGTTTTTGTTATTGTAAACGTTTTATTTTCTTTTATTTCGAGAAAAGTATTTGAAATTGTTTTAGTTTCTTTTACTTTTCCCGCTCATGCCTCGGGTTCGGCGTCAGGTGCTTGGAAACCACTGACATTGCGTTCGCGGTGTGACAATTGGTATTGCTGTGACTTTAACAAAAAAAACTGCTGCAGCTGTACTGCGAAAATAATCAGCTATGAATTAAAACAGTTTTGTGTTTAGTAAATATTAGTTTTAAAACTGCCGCCAAGATAAAATTTATTAATTTCTAGTGTTTTTAGTGACAGCTGGTTTTCAAAGTAACATTCAGGTTGCTTCTAAAAGCTACTGCCAGTGACCTGTAATTTAAAAAAAAAAAAAAAAAACTGTTTTTACTTTCATTTACCAAACACTATAAAATCTAAAAATTTGGATAGAACCTGATTTTTTTAAAAAGCGAAGCTGTACCAAACTAGGCCTTAGAAGAGAAAGAAAACAGGTTGGAAGTTGGGTGACGTTAAGTTTCGTTAACATTGAAATTCCGAAAAGTGGTATTTAATGTACATTTTGCTGATGTGGCTTACCAATGCCCCTTAGATTTTCCATCTACGGTTAGAATTAAAAGCTGAACATAATCAAGGCCATTAACTAGCCAAGCAGAGGATCCTAATCCGATCATCTCTCCAGATGTGAAAATGGCAAATGGAGTGAAGTGCAATACCTAGGTTTCTATGGGTTTCATTTTGGGTGTTAATCTGGAATCTTTGGTTTGAGAATAGGAGAGAGAGACTATTCAAAGAAAAAAAAACCAAATAGGGGAGATATATATATACAAGGATTATCAGGTGTGGACGTCCGTACGGGTTTTCCGTACGGATTTCGGCCATTTCTCCACCATTCCAGCGCCGGCAATGCCGTTTCTTATCCCCGGCTTGATCTCAGACCTCCCCCGACGGTGTTAGAATGAAGAAGAAGGCCGGAGAGATCGCGATCGGAGGTNNNNNNNNNNNNNNNNNNNNNNNNNNNNNNNNNNNNNNNNNNNNNNNNNNNNNNNNNNNNNNNNNNNNNNNNNNNNNNNNNNNAGAAGAAACGGCGTCGCCGGCGCTGGAATGGTGGAGAAATGGCGGAAATCCGTACGGAAAACCCGTACGGACGTCCGCACCAGAAACAGACTGTATATATATATATAGAGCTGAGTTGAATTTACCTTTTAAATTATGACATCTGGGACTAACTAACGACGTCATTAACGTTGTGTATGGTTACTTAGTTGTACTTGAAATATGATATACCAATGTTTATGTTTTAAAACTTGTTGTAATGAAATTAATGGTTCAAGTACACTTACCAAAATTTTCCCTTTCATATATAATTTCTAGTGAAGCTGATCAAGGGTCATTAGAATACTGATTGGGTTAGTAGAAAAGTGAGGTCCAACCATACCGCATCAACCAATCAGGTGCCAGCTCTCTGCCCTTTTCCTCCCTAAGAGGTTTTCTCTCTAGAGACAACCACCTTTGAGAGTCGGTGGCAGCCACCCTCCCGTCAAAGGTGTTTGGGCCCAATTTTATATTGGTGATCTTGTAGTGACTAAACCCTAAACCCTAAAGATATTATGTCAGAGGGCTCGGTTAGGAAAATATCTTTCCTGATTTGATTAGAGATTCGATTGCTTTGGAGACAAGTTATTCGCAAACCGTAGACACCTAGTTCCATATATAAGGAGGCCAAGGCGAATGAGAAGCCCACCGACAATTCAACAAAACTTTACATCACTGCAATTTGGACGCCTCTCCAAGAGCACCCAATCTACCAAAAAAGCCTCTCCAGGGAGCACCACCAAAGCCTCATTGCGAGCAAATCCCGCTTCACTCATCATGCCTCATCGCGAGCAAAAGTCCGCCCCATTGTTAATGAGAAATCCTTGGCAAATATCCTTTTATTTTTATTTGTCACTGAAGTAAATCCTAAGGATCCGTCCTAGGTCGTTGTGAAAAGCCCCAGCAGCAGGACTGAAAGTTCCTGCTCACAGTTGTTGAAGAAAAGTCAAGAGAAGTGCGTGAATGAACAAGATCAAAGACAGGCACACCTCCTCAAGGTGCTAGCACGCTCGCACCAGATTGTTGTTCGAAGGACCTAAAAAATCCACCCCGAAAAAAGGGCGCTGCCAGGAGCTTGTCTTCTCCTCCTTCTCTGTTCCATTCCCTTTCCTTTCTCCCTTTCCATCTCTTTCCTTTATGTTTTCCCCTTCATTTCCATTTCTCCCACTTCTATGTTCTCTCTCATATTAGTTTACCACTTGGGTTTTATCAGCTCTAAATCAAGGTTGACATGCTTTATCGATCACCTGCATCTCATGTTGTTCGATTTCGCCTGATATGTTTGCTTTCGCTATTCTCAGAGCTGGGTATCCGATCTGGATCGATTGTTGCCTTCTGCCTTTTCTCTTTCTTTTGTTTTGTGTCCCAATCGGTTTGATCGGATTTGTGTCTGGTCGTGTTTGGGGTCGGCTGGTTTTGGGGCTTCATTTATATGGGTGATATTTGCTCGATCTATGTGGTGGTTCGGCTCCTCACGGTGAGAGCCGTGGTGGCGTTCCATCATCGGTGTTGCACAACGCGGGTCCCTATCCAGGCTTCCCTTCAGTCTTGCCGCCTCTGCTACGTACTATCCCTCTGCTTCGGGTTCTTCAAGTGGCGTTTGCAGAAACAAACCAAGGACGACGTTCCATCATCGGTGCTGCACAGCGCGAGTCCCTGCCTCTGCTACTCTCACTCTTCTTCGGGTCCTTCAAGTGGCGTTTACATAAACAAACCAAGGACATCAGCGATTACAGAAACACCTGCCTGACCTTTCTTTTTTGGCAAGTCGTTGGCTCTCTGACAACATCTGTTGTTTGTTTTTGGCTTTTTAGGTGTTGGGCCATGTTGGTTTGGGCAAGCTGTCACACCCTGACTCTTAGTTATTTATTAAATATTTACATTTGCGTTATCTTGAGCTTTTACTGGCTTCATTAACAGTTTCACTTATAAGGATTCTAGAGTTGACTTTTTGTTGGGTGGTAATTTTGGAAAATTTTCTTAAGGGATGTCGTAAAGAACGTTAAATTGAGTTCGTGGACACTTGGCACGTCAAAAACGGAGTTCGTGCGAAAAAGTTATGGTCTAAAAACCGAACTTACCTCTTTTAGGCTGTACTATAAAAAGGGAAACCTACCATTTTGGGGTCAGAATTTTAGAAACCCTAAAATCCTAATCCAGCCTCTCTCTCGCACGACCGGGAAACCTAACCCGACCCATTTTCGTTTTCTGGCCATATCTCTTTCGTCCGGCGTCCGATTGAAGTGAGATCGGCGGCGTTGGATTCGTATCTTCCTCCTCAATTTTCCTATGGTGGTCTTGCAGCACGGTTCGTGCCAAGGTGTCTTACAATCCCTCCAAAGGGTTTGCACCGATTCGAAGTGAGCAAAGAGAATTGATGGAAAAGAGAAATTCAAAGTTGTTGTAGAATTCATTTCATGCAAGGATATGTGGAGATCTCATACGAGTGGCGTTGCGGATATCATCGGGCTTATGCCTAAATTTGTGAGTGAACTTTTATTTTGAATAAATTGCATACGACGATCTCTTTATAAATATCTCTTCTATAAATATCGTTCTCAAGAAAGTAAGAAAATTTTATTTTAGTTTTGTTTATTATTTCTATGATTTTGGAGTTGACATGGGATTATCCTTCTTGATTGATTTTCATATACGATGTAGATTTCTTATTTGGACTTATGTTATAAGTTGAGTTTTAATGGTTTACGTTTTGAGAGTATTCCGGATTTAATTTTTTATTGTTTTTATTTGTCAAATTTGAGATATATAACAAATTATTAAAAATTGGATTTTTGGTAGTTCTTTATTATAATTTTATCGTTTATTTGTGAGATATCGATCTTGACGTTGAGAATGTTTTAGCGAGTATTTCGGGTTGTGATATTATTTACGATTTATACTTGATAATTAAATCTCGCTTATTATTATAGATTTGAGAATATTTTGACGTGTGAGACACGTCATTGAGTTTTATTTTAATTTCTTATGTTAATTTCCAAGTACGATAGGGAACCGTACTCGTGACTGCATTTGCACGATATTGGGGGAAGCTTTATGGATTTAAATGTTTTTGTATGTTTTTAGTCACCATACTAAGGTCGTTTTTATTCATTGCTAGCTAGCCTTTATATGTGGTTCTCACCATAGGTGAGTCGAGCACTTAGCGTGAGACGCTACTAGAGCCTGGAAGATTCCTCTTACATGGTGATATCTCTTCCTCTTGTTCTACTTCTCTTTTTGTACGAGATTTCTAGACATAAAGCTAAATGTTTGTATGAGATTTCTAGACATAAAGCTAAATGTTATATCAAAGTTGCATGCATTGAAGTTTTTAAAATTTAAACGTGGAAAAGTATTTAAATTACGTTCTTGTTAAATTATTTAATTTATTTTTGTCCACTCACTCTAACATTTTTCCAATATTTTTTCCTGGGCCCTTCAGTTTCAAATGCCCAGTTTGCAGCTGGCTTATTTGAGGTCGGGCGTACATGGAGTTGAGGCATAGTCAGATACAGCTTCCGTTTATTTTTTTAATCGTTGTTTTTCTTTCCTTATTAGATATGCTCTGATAACCCAGTTAGTAAATTATTAAATGTCATTGTTGTTTTGGTTGTGGGATTTGAATATCATGGGGAGCACGGAGGCTCCAGGTTTTGATGTTGGGTTGTGATTTTATAAGTGTTTGCAGATGTTGATTAGGAAGGGTTGTTCATTTTCAATGGAGGTTATGTCGAATTTTCGGTAGCGCCTCTTTTGGAGGTGATCCTTATAGGGTTCATTCCGGATTTCAGGGTGAAATCCGGGATGGGTCTTGACACAAGCAGGTGGACTGGCTTTTGGGTCTTTTTTGTCGGGCTGGGCCAATTTCATGCAGCTGGTTTGTTGATCCAGTAATGTGTGGTAACGACTAACGAGTTTTCAAAGGTTACAAAAGGTTTATTGGTTTCCTCATGCATATTGGTGTTCTTGAATATGCCTTGACTCTGGTCCACATGAACGTAACGCATATTGGTGTTCTTGACTATGCCTTGACTCTGGTCCGCATGAACGAAATGGTTTAGTGCTAGCTTTTGGATTAACTTAATTTTTGTTTTGCTTGTATAGGCTTGTTTTCAGACTTGTATCTACGTTTTTCTTTTCTTATCGGGTTTCGTCTATGAAACTAAAGGAACCGGCTTTTTTGATTATCCGGAGCGGATTATACGCACCAAAGTGCATTTGCACCATTAATGTATAAGTCATTAAATCGTTGTATGCGAAGATTGAATGAAGAAAGACTAGAGACCCTAAATTCCTTCATTTCATTTTCATTTTTGATCCGATCAAATTAAGCGCCTATAACAAGAGTACCTCTTCTTCGACCTCGGGTTCTTACCTCTTGTGTTGGAAACACTTAGGACTATTTTTTTTTGGGTTTCAGTTTTGTTGTATTAGTATATTCGTACGTGGATGATCAGATCAAAATAATGCATATTAGTTGCTCAGTTCACTTGCACCTTGGTGCGTAAAAGAATTTTCGGACAAATAAACCAAAAAAAACAAAATGCAAGACCTAGGAACTCCCAATAATATGCACAAAACCATAACAATACACACAAAACCATAACTTCTATAAAACACAAATAGACATGCAATTCATAATCAAGCTCACGTAGAGATGCAAACTGTAATCTACATCGATTCATTGCCTAAGCCCTCAACTTCAATTGAACCCTATAGTTTAATGCCTTCAGCCCTAAGCATTTATCAATTTACTTCCTGCCGGCCAAATCCATCTCGTTAAGTCCAGCACATTTATCAGTGTGATCCATCAGATACTCGAGGGTAGCAAGTAGGACATGCAGATTCTACAATATCAGTACTCATTAGCGGAATTTGGGTTTGTAATGATGGTACCAGCGATATTCAGTTTCAATCATCACTCATTGTGCATAATTACATCTTTCATGACTCAGCTCAATCTGGTCTTCTACAAAGATAGTGTAAAAGAAACTATACTACAGATATAAACAATTTTTACATGACTGCTAGTGAAAAATCACGCCTTATTCTTAGATGGGGGAACACATTACAATCTGGCTTTGCAGCTGTACGGAAATGGATTCATATCCAAAAATGGTTCTTCTATGCAGATGATGTAGAATTGAGATTCAACTCAGGTCTGACTGTATAAGGGATGCAGTTGCCTTCTCCATTTTTCTAACCTGTTCAGAAGGCGACGCTCCTGAAATTTGAAATGATGAAATTGAGGAGGGAGCTACAAGACTAGTGCTGGTTCCACATACAGGCCCTTCGATTATAGCCCTTGGGGATGGGGGTTTCCCTATCTCCGTAATTCCTTCCAGCATTTGTACAACTTTTCCCATCATTGGCCTATGAGATGGCTGCTCTTGTATGCACCAGAATGTTACCTGAATTGCTCTCATCACTTGATCCATATCAACATCTTGGTCAGCTAGCCTTTTATCGATGATTCCCCTGATATTACCCTTCTCAAATTCGTCAAAGACCCATATGGAGAACTTTTTCCTCTCTGTCTCTTCAGAAACTTCAAAATTCCTTCTCCCACTAACAATCTCTAGCAGAACCATACCATAACTATAAATATCAGATTTGGAAGTTATTGGCAGATTTGCTAACCATTCTGGTGCCAAATAACCTCTAGTCCCTCTAACACTGGTCAAAGTTCGGTACCTGTGGTCCTTTGGATTAACAAGCTTTGCGAGGCCAAAATCAGATACTTTGGAATTGTAATTCTCATCCAAAAGAATGTTCTCAGGCTTTATATCACAATGCACAATGCAATCTCGGCACTCCTCGTGAAGGTATGTGATTCCCCTTGCAGTGCCAAGGGCAATCTTGAATCGATTCTCCCAACTTAAGAATTTTCCTGACTGCTCTTCTTTGGCAAAAAGGAAATCATCAAGGGACCCATTTTTCATGAACTCATATACTAAAAGCCTATGACGGCCCTCTGAGCAGAAACCAATCAGCCTCACTAGATTCAAATGATGGGTGCTACTAATTGTTGCAACCTCCATCCTAAACTGCTTTTCTCCTTGCTCAATCCCCTCGAGTTGCTTTACTGCAACAACAGTTCTATTAGCAAGAATTCCCTTATATACAGCTCCAAATCCTCCGGCTCCAAGCTTCTCCTTAAATCCTTTGGTTGAGCGCTGGAGTTCTTTGTATGAAAACTGAACTGGCGCGCCAGAGGCATACTCAAGAAGAGCATATTGAGCAGACAATGCACCAAAGCTTGGACTGTTTCTGCAAAACCACCACCAAAGACCACCCTCCAATGCCATCAAACCCAAAAGGGAAGCGACAACCACAAGAACCACTATCCATGCCCCCATCTTCCAACCCTTTTTCTTGCCAGAACTATCCATTGAAGAGGGCGGATTTAGAACCACCGGTCCACAAACCTTGATATAGGAACTGCTAGTCAAAGCTGGACTGTGATACCCGCTGAGATAACCTGGTGTCTTGTAGTAACATAACCCTGTGCCATCAGACAAAGATGTTGAAGCATCACAAGGATTATTAACAAGGCAGTTTAATCTACAGGCTGATATACCCACAAAGAAAATCTGTGAATCCGTCTCGGGAGGGTAAGTCAAGAACCGAGTATGATCCAAATCCAGCATAGTCACACTCTGAGGACAGTCCTCAATCTCCATCTTCCTCCTACACCCTTGCCTGCTATCCTTGGGATCCACCGGCTCGAAATTAAGAGAAGGGCAGCCACAAACAGGATTGGAATCATTATAACTGCAAATTCCCATATTCCCACAATAGCCAAACACCTGACACTGATCAGTAACAGCTGCCCATCTCTCGGTTTTAGTCCCGCTACCTTTAGCAGAGCTATAAATCCTTACATTCCCATCACTCTCAAGCTTCAAGAACCTCAGAATATCACCAGCCTCAGCATAATCATTACTATAAGCAACAATAGCAGCAGTGGGCAGCTTGGGATCAGAAATGGTCAAAATCCCAATAGGCTGCAATTCTAAATTAGGAGAAGTCAAGTTGGGGGTATTGCTAGTAACAGAGGAGTTCAACCCTTGATTCCAATACACAATAGTATCGTTCCACAACAGAGTCAGATTC
The window above is part of the Fragaria vesca subsp. vesca linkage group LG2, FraVesHawaii_1.0, whole genome shotgun sequence genome. Proteins encoded here:
- the LOC101302526 gene encoding G-type lectin S-receptor-like serine/threonine-protein kinase At1g34300-like; this translates as MAIKKSHLLLFPLFCLLLFQTKPIWAATIPPGSSLFASNPNQTWSSPDSTFSFGFFPADPPTSPPSLLAAISYSGALPIWSAGSVDSAGALHFLSSGSLRLVDGSNRTVWDSNTAGRGVSSALLDDSGNLILRNGTDDVWSSFDNPTDTIVPSQNFTVGKVLRSGMYSFKLIKNGNLTLLWNDTIVYWNQGLNSSVTSNTPNLTSPNLELQPIGILTISDPKLPTAAIVAYSNDYAEAGDILRFLKLESDGNVRIYSSAKGSGTKTERWAAVTDQCQVFGYCGNMGICSYNDSNPVCGCPSLNFEPVDPKDSRQGCRRKMEIEDCPQSVTMLDLDHTRFLTYPPETDSQIFFVGISACRLNCLVNNPCDASTSLSDGTGLCYYKTPGYLSGYHSPALTSSSYIKVCGPVVLNPPSSMDSSGKKKGWKMGAWIVVLVVVASLLGLMALEGGLWWWFCRNSPSFGALSAQYALLEYASGAPVQFSYKELQRSTKGFKEKLGAGGFGAVYKGILANRTVVAVKQLEGIEQGEKQFRMEVATISSTHHLNLVRLIGFCSEGRHRLLVYEFMKNGSLDDFLFAKEEQSGKFLSWENRFKIALGTARGITYLHEECRDCIVHCDIKPENILLDENYNSKVSDFGLAKLVNPKDHRYRTLTSVRGTRGYLAPEWLANLPITSKSDIYSYGMVLLEIVSGRRNFEVSEETERKKFSIWVFDEFEKGNIRGIIDKRLADQDVDMDQVMRAIQVTFWCIQEQPSHRPMMGKVVQMLEGITEIGKPPSPRAIIEGPVCGTSTSLVAPSSISSFQISGASPSEQVRKMEKATASLIQSDLS